In Eucalyptus grandis isolate ANBG69807.140 chromosome 4, ASM1654582v1, whole genome shotgun sequence, the following proteins share a genomic window:
- the LOC120292589 gene encoding uncharacterized protein LOC120292589, which produces MENKDTNVRMTKMEDQLAQLTTMMLEISQKLKEPSTVAVTGTSTPALTEGTHVADPLGKETAGEAPSVTPIIVNLDPPPKENPTPRLSEDSEKRLAKMEERLCALQGYELKGVDRLSPYTKTNFPENYQEPKFTRKYDGTGCPKTHLRYYMRKMVRYANNVPFLNHTFQDSLEGIALTWFIALDIEELTSWEDLTNEFLQQYWFNTELAPTREELTSIEKKRNKSFKAFAQRWRTMASQVKPDLNEREIKQLFLKTLPLEYFQGLVFSGCQTFSQLVKVGEGVEWAMVEGKISTGGTKKFLARKDKEVVVEVALVQEPPFPRSSSTPAHKPIVVQGSSSQAYDNVKRPFRNDFSPLPRPLSKLLPMLLEKRMVAKEVPRDNPPRFAGFDMNKTCKYHMGERGHDVDDCNVLRYKVQQLLDKKILTFKKAQPNVQQNPLPNHARGVNSISEETRVSQQPLVVDASRLYDSLVLARYYRDQDDVTLKEKLNCVRKMIAIGVIRRGEEEEGGVSMIMPSSFYSSFYKFACISRAKKVMPGISKTPALYEEGVIAMITPMVIELPDEEPTDDIKMEITEPMVIDLMVEEMSAIEVTGGNATPVTIELPPWEKDGVIVLDNPPKFDPKAVPWDYGTIEVDVVTQSGHCYTLDKGVEKKAVIEEEAKQLLAVVKSSEFNVVDQLRKLSAQISLL; this is translated from the coding sequence ATGGAGAACAAGGACACCAACGTACGCATGACCAAGATGGAGGACCAGCTGGCCCAACTCACCacaatgatgcttgaaataagccagaAGCTCAAGGAGCCCTCTACTGTAGCTGTCACAGGAACATCCACTCCGGCGTTGACGGAAGGCACGCACGTTGCTGATCCCCTCGGAAAAGAAACTGCCGGGGAGGCTCCTTCTGTCACACCAATCATCGTCAATTTGGATCCTCCTCCGAAGGAAAACCCAACACCCCGCCTAAGCGAAGATAGTGAAAAACgtttggcaaagatggaggagCGATTGTGTGCCTTGCAAGGTTACGAGCTGAAAGGAGTTGATAGGCTGTCTCCATACACCAAGACGAATTTCCCTGAGAACTACCAGGAGCCTaagttcacaagaaaatatgacgGAACGGGATGTCCCAAGACCCACCTCAGATATTACATGAGGAAAATGGTTCGCTACGCTAACAACGTGCCATTTCTCAACCACACATTTCAAGATAGCTTGGAAGGCATTGCCCTGACATGGTTCATTGCACTGGATATTGAAGAACTCACTAGTTGGGAAGATTTAACCAATGAGTTCTTGCAACAATACTGGTTTAATACCGAGCTCGCCCCCACGAGGGAAGAATTGACCAGtattgagaagaagaggaacaaGTCATTTAAGGCCTTTGCGCAAAGGTGGAGGACCATGGCCTCACAAGTGAAGCCAGActtgaatgagagggagatAAAACAACTGTTCCTTAAGACATTGCCCCTTGAATACTTCCAAGGGTTAGTGTTCTCGGGTTGCCAGACATTTTCGCAACTAGTTAAGGTAGGTGAGGGAGTCGAATGGGCAATGGTTGAGGGAAAAATTTCAACTGGAGGCACGAAGAAATTTCTGgcaagaaaagataaggaggTCGTAGTTGAAGTAGCGCTTGTGCAGGAGCCACCTTTCCCTCGATCGTCCTCAACACCCGCGCATAAGCCCATAGTGGTCCAAGGTAGCTCGTCACAAGCATATGATAATGTCAAGAGACCTtttcgaaatgatttttctccACTGCCACGCCCGCTATCAAAGCTGTTGCCCATGCTCCTCGAAAAGAGGATGGTTGCGAAAGAAGTACCAAGGGACAATCCCCCGAGGTTTGCCGGGTTCGATATGAACAAGACCTGCAAATACCACATGGGAGAAAGGGGGCATGATGTAGATGATTGCAATGTGCTGAGATATAAAGTTCAACAGCTTCTAGACAAGAAGATCTTGACTTTTAAGAAGGCCCAACCTAACGTGCAACAGAACCCTCTACCAAATCATGCAAGGGGAGTGAACTCGATTTCCGAGGAGACGCGGGTGAGTCAACAGCCTCTAGTGGTGGATGCTTCCAGATTGTATGATTCCTTAGTGCTGGCAAGATACTATAGAGATCAGGATGATGTGACCCTAAAAGAGAAGTTGAACTGCGTCCGTAAGATGATAGCCATAGGGGTAATTCGACgcggagaagaagaggagggggGCGTGTCCATGATAATGCCATCATCATTCTACTCTTCCTTCTACAAGTTTGCTTGTATATCTCGGGCAAAGAAGGTTATGCCTGGAATTTCGAAGACCCCAGCTTTGTATGAGGAAGGGGTGATAGCTATGATAACCCCTATGGTGATCGAACTACCTGATGAGGAGCCGACTGATGATATTAAGATGGAAATCACCGAACCCATGGTGATCGACCTTATGGTCGAGGAGATGTCGGCAATTGAAGTCACGGGAGGGAACGCAACGCCAGTCACGATAGAATTGCCACCCTGGGAGAAAGATGGAGTGATAGTGTTGGATAATCCTCCTAAATTTGATCCCAAAGCTGTACCTTGGGACTATGGCACAATTGAGGTAGACGTTGTCACACAATCAGGACATTGTTATACCCTTGATAAAGGAGTAGAAAAGAAGGCCGTGatcgaggaggaggcaaagcaaCTCTTGGCCGTAGTAAAGTCCAGTGAGTTTAATGTGGTGGATCAACTACGGAAGCTATCAGCCCAAATCTCCCTCTtataa